One region of Astyanax mexicanus isolate ESR-SI-001 chromosome 15, AstMex3_surface, whole genome shotgun sequence genomic DNA includes:
- the LOC111192385 gene encoding uncharacterized protein LOC111192385 yields MGFASGCHGEDFPGSGWGFVNHTIAEEEEDDFLRSRWSGPLKHPHHRPVSPDRTRSLSLESDLPVSFLIRSAALEDLTAVGDKIREGEGDEAPASEESPQQGLLSIQDFQSNHEDASWTATSQPKESTLLAEGDMPSLSISHYANGSVSVDPSLLECGQSSSGPKQDFSSTRFQPDVEEEKEEEDVEDFLKSSRDDSNGPQKVQGAQLHRTQGLQDWKTEDPEMEGDEVCCPSKSQLGSSSTFSGSPARKSLVPVAQFKGLSCRVHPSPSAVSLLFCFPPPLLYRAA; encoded by the coding sequence ATGGGCTTTGCTTCAGGGTGTCATGGCGAAGACTTTCCAGGCTCAGGCTGGGGCTTTGTGAACCACACGATAGcggaggaggaagaggacgacTTTCTGAGGAGCAGATGGTCTGGACCACTTAAGCATCCACACCATCGACCGGTTAGCCCTGATCGCACCAGGAGCCTGTCCCTGGAGAGCGACCTGCCGGTTTCCTTCTTAATCCGTAGCGCTGCACTGGAGGACCTCACCGCTGTTGGAGACAAGATAAGAGAAGGAGAAGGTGATGAAGCTCCTGCTTCTGAAGAATCTCCTCAACAAGGACTTCTTTCCATTCAGGATTTTCAGAGCAATCATGAGGATGCTTCTTGGACTGCAACTTCCCAACCAAAGGAGTCAACACTTCTTGCAGAGGGAGATATGCCCAGTTTAAGCATCTCACATTATGCCAATGGCTCTGTGTCAGTGGATCCAAGTCTTCTTGAGTGTGGTCAAAGTAGTTCTGGACCAAAGCAGGATTTTTCTAGTACCAGGTTCCAACCAGAcgttgaagaagaaaaagaagaagaagatgttgAAGACTTCTTGAAGTCTTCAAGAGATGATTCCAATGGACCTCAAAAGGTCCAAGGTGCTCAGCTTCACCGTACTCAAGGGTTGCAAGACTGGAAGACTGAAGATCCAGAGATGGAAGGGGATGAGGTCTGTTGTCCTTCAAAAAGCCAACTTGGATCTTCAAGCACCTTCAGTGGCTCACCGGCCAGAAAATCTCTAGTTCCCGTGGCTCAGTTTAAAGGTCTGTCCTGCCGTGTTCACCCAAGTCCCAGTGCAGtctctctcttgttttgtttCCCTCCACCTTTGCTTTACCGAGCAGCTTAA